In Uranotaenia lowii strain MFRU-FL chromosome 2, ASM2978415v1, whole genome shotgun sequence, one genomic interval encodes:
- the LOC129742098 gene encoding uncharacterized protein LOC129742098 codes for MAGKDYNPELEFNCVDCIQSDAYQNMVQCDQCASWRHYACAGVDDSVEDHDFICRTCSAGKDDRTRSLDPGSDTMTMADSMTRLIKEQELEIKKLELEVKERFLKQREELLEVAVARNSRNRKSSVSIQGNQQRISNWISSTENPNEDGEDEDVQPYPRPVSQDAYLYDVGSKQRLVDRLNQFELNGSPTADDVQDLLNLCKETLVLTDKANRIGTIPKCRTTWKSVDEATDPTLRLPSVQKDRFLHSNNLEAVPRPSQWNTESRRWLIDQPIQPTSRVEFVGPGPVYPSALPNHPKESGSSNGVKQPSVPVEECRKLKTTWDLIQHELDVFWKRWLKEYMPIIRRRSKWFKQVRPIEVGDLVLMVDSKVRNGWIRGRIEDVIAGSDDQVRQVSVRTANGVLRRAVHQLALLDVGRVSAVSVDTQMHPGEDVGKQATLP; via the exons ATGGCAGGAAAGGATTACAACCCGGAACTGGAGTTTAACTGCGTTGACTGTATACAATCCGATGCGTACCAGAATATGGTACAATGTGACCAATGTGCGTCCTGGAGGCACTACGCGTGTGCTGGTGTGGACGACTCTGTCGAGGATCACGATTTTATTTGTCGAACGTGCTCTGCTGGTAAGGATGACCGCACACGAAGTTTGGATCCTGGAAGTGATACCATGACAATGGCAGATTCTATGACTCGCTTGATAAAGGAGCAGGAGTTAGAAATCAAAAAGCTGGAATTGGAAGTGAAAGAACGATTTCTCAAGCAAAGAGAGGAATTGTTGGAAGTCGCTGTTGCGCGGAACTCAAGAAACCGGAAAAGTTCGGTGAGTATCCAAGGAAACCAGCAACGGATTAGTAATTGGATTAGCAGCACAGAGAATCCAAATGAAGATGGTGAGGATGAGGATGTTCAACCTTACCCTAGACCAGTGTCTCAAGATGCCTATCTGTATGATGTCGGAAGCAAGCAACGATTGGTTGATCGTTTGAATCAGTTTGAACTGAACGGAAGTCCCACTGCAGATGACGTGCAGGATCTTTTGAATCTCTGTAAGGAAACTTTAGTCTTGACAGATAAAGCAAATCGTATTGGAACCATTCCCAAGTGTAGAACGACATGGAAGTCAGTTGACGAAGCGACTGATCCCACTCTGCGATTGCCGAGTGTGCAAAAGGATAGGTTCCTACATTCTAATAATTTGGAAGCAGTTCCGAGACCTAGCCAGTGGAACACGGAAAGTAGACGATGGCTGATTGATCAGCCAATTCAACCCACATCGAGGGTAGAGTTTGTAGGCCCTGGCCCTGTTTACCCTTCTGCCCTTCCAAACCACCCCAAAGAGTCAG GAAGCTCCAATGGGGTAAAACAGCCAAGTGTACCTGTAGAAGAATGTCGTAAACTGAAGACTACCTGGGATCTCATACAACATGAGTTGGATGTATTCTGGAAACGCTGGCTCAAGGAATACATGCCAATCATTCGTCGCCGATCTAAATGGTTCAAGCAGGTTCGGCCAATTGAAGTGGGTGATTTAGTTTTGATGGTCGACTCCAAAGTGAGGAACGGATGGATTCGAGGACGTATCGAGGATGTGATTGCTGGGTCAGACGATCAAGTTCGACAAGTTTCTGTGCGGACAGCTAATGGAGTTCTACGCCGAGCGGTTCATCAACTGGCCCTGTTGGATGTGGGACGAGTAAGTGCAGTCTCGGTGGATACCCAGATGCACCCGGGGGAGGATGTCGGCAAACAGGCAACCCTGCCGTAA
- the LOC129746448 gene encoding mucin-2, with the protein MWPMKLDLTRQECRGVLRRLELECYASVMSTFRAQGSLCKEKSRILEDLRKVMHISQDRHKAEARRVANDEQLNTVAELLNGPNTYQDWCREGRRTFPILPRTTPYTALSYISNAVSEQIARINNKLPHPWETSQNRLAKEEADEEEQKKKQQEEEHKKLQEEQEEQQNASKKVEEEEPIAGPSKPPVVKEHVPAPVVTVDPFVEIANKSYINNDLKRSYPVQTYENYAPLSVMEDESPSRKKPQLYQELQKQEPLTPPPPIVTFHHAQPYQPQHIPMLQDTAPLSPHTALASPTNNQFMMTPINNTSNSSLNSTKSGRSKNTERPRKTSVAKQKNPNQPKPEKRSYQTKAKKAAAQQQLQLQLQQQLQQQFQQQLQQQQQQSPQQLQQQPFHLQQLGAVTNPMPIGPVKGSGKGVGSPHLIHSYASPGLPSDANPQAQNVPIEAINEPPQLQKHLTSNIIYQPQPQPAIPPGQPYGIPPGIPAKTQPLQSTGYNNQQPLPLVQNTTPNQTYGQHQILPSSKKDIQYNLTKLNPASNVPIKNNVNIPLRQSGSPYIPGKNHPLLNYQKKSPSKNLLIPTSSAAATLASLGIPKSIPRKTEPIINPADIPNPKIIFSSTPQQCNNPTAQTAMTPGNQITILDQITIHPPNKIIPSPVPIGTQSTPQASNFAPNQPNISAHSTPISGVNIPASVSAIPKTPISTAPITPVVPANKLVTIKGPNLAGFTPVKGGNKLSVHKLQLMPIAPPTGGKNSVFVLPAKGSTPSGTLNPGQKITIPKSSVISTIDPATLSITPTKAMSPPKVIVQQQPDLNNIVVLDIGADQKLKATSGVLGTQPKSVITEDTPVDIVSTPLDVVSGAVKLQELSKGFLSPSASGSSASPLTEKMVKTQPTSAPKYNSNSNVSKATKFEADSTAPSLPSAVTKKSKNNSLDRTAPTPAVAPQNNKVKIKPTTAAASSTTPIGSEPPVTKTTVMSSSTDWELELDQATRASNVKPNPNPKTPAAKGTSVTISSKPVLSTSSSGTSRKPPPLSSSSISSTSSSNASPPIVVEQPRASPQSHSKPIVTLAPPIPTPSPTVSSKPVSGAVTTTPPNERSAASDDTSATESADAEEDPEVGDEDEDEDPIEEDIIIDDEQHFNAVIEEDHDPEEDVVVMEEDDDDVLHGERVEIVNVGYDNTRAALIADLEGGEISTGAAAPAGTTVVVQGNGVTINPISMNFEQYIEEAEANGAADAEDIVIESAPLDSRLIEVNSNAASAGVNKNAMFQIVEIDAEGNKHTRTVSYEEALAEGQITVDGMLRSEVGGNSVGGIGASSSKVGMVKGKTKTGS; encoded by the exons TATTAACAACAAACTTCCGCATCCGTGGGAAACCAGCCAGAATCGGTTGGCCAAAGAAGAAGCTGATGAGGAAGAGCAGAAGAAAAAGCAACAAGAAGAGGAGCACAAAAAGCTTCAAGAAGAGCAAGAAGAACAACAGAACGCTAGCAAGAAggtagaagaagaagaaccgATAGCAGGTCCTTCGAAACCACCGGTGGTCAAAGAGCATGTTCCTGCACCGGTTGTTACGGTTGATCCG tttgtgGAAATTGCCAATAAAAGCTACATCAACAATGACCTGAAAAGATCGTACCCTGTTCAAACATATGAGAACTATGCGCCGTTATCGGTTATGGAGGATGAATCTCCGTCGCGGAAGAAACCACAACTTTATCAAGAGTTGCAGAAACAAGAGCCCCTAACTCCCCCACCACCGATTGTAACTTTCCATCACGCTCAGCCCTATCAACCTCAGCATATCCCAATGCTCCAGGACACAGCACCACTTTCTCCGCATACAGCTCTTGCATCTCCAACCAATAACCAATTTATGATGACCCCCATCAACAACACCAGCAACAGCAGCTTAAATAGCACCAAGTCGGGTAGGAGCAAGAATACGGAACGTCCGCGGAAAACTTCTGTCGCCAAACAAAAGAATCCAAACCAGCCTAAGCCGGAGAAAAGATCATATCAAACGAAAGCGAAGAAAGCCGCAGCACAACAGCAACTGCAACTTCAATTGCAGCAGCAGCTACAACAACAATTCCAGCAACaattacaacaacaacaacaacaatcacCGCAACAGCTACAGCAGCAACCATTTCATTTGCAACAGTTGGGAGCTGTTACTAATCCGATGCCTATTGGTCCAGTTAAGGGGTCCGGTAAAGGTGTGGGTAGTCCACATCTAATCCATTCTTATGCCAGTCCAGGGCTTCCTTCCGATGCCAATCCTCAGGCCCAGAACGTGCCGATAGAAGCGATCAATGAACCTCCGCAGCTACAGAAGCATCTGACTTCGAATATTATCTATCAACCGCAACCACAGCCTGCAATTCCACCTGGACAACCTTATGGAATTCCACCCGGAATTCCTGCCAAAACTCAACCCTTGCAGAGCACCGGCTATAATAATCAACAGCCACTACCACTCGTTCAAAACACAACGCCCAATCAGACTTATGGACAGCATCAAATTCTTCCATCATCCAAGAAGGACATTCAATATAATCTGACAAAGCTAAATCCGGCCAGCAATGTTCCAATAAAGAACAACGTCAACATCCCTCTACGACAATCCGGTTCACCGTATATACCTGGCAAAAATCATCCTCTGTTGAATTACCAGAAAAAATCACCCTCTAAGAATTTGCTCATACCGACCTCATCGGCTGCGGCCACATTGGCAAGTTTGGGTATACCGAAATCTATACCCAGAAAAACTGAGCCTATCATCAATCCCGCAGATATACCGAATCCCAAGATCATTTTCTCATCCACACCGCAACAATGTAATAATCCAACCGCACAAACCGCAATGACGCCAGGCAATCAGATAACAATTTTGGATCAAATCACGATACATCCACCAAACAAAATAATACCATCACCGGTGCCAATTGGAACACAGTCGACACCTCAGGCCAGTAATTTTGCTCCCAATCAACCTAACATTTCAGCTCATTCGACTCCAATCTCTGGTGTCAATATCCCAGCTAGCGTCAGTGCGATACCCAAGACACCCATCAGCACCGCTCCGATCACACCGGTAGTCCCAGCTAATAAGCTCGTAACCATCAAAGGGCCCAACCTGGCTGGATTCACACCCGTTAAAGGTGGAAACAAGTTGTCCGTGCACAAACTACAGCTGATGCCAATCGCACCTCCAACCGGCGGTAAAAATAGCGTTTTCGTTCTACCGGCGAAAGGGTCGACACCTAGCGGCACTCTTAACCCTGGCCAGAAAATAACTATTCCCAAAAGCAGTGTTATTTCGACGATAGATCCCGCTACACTTTCTATAACTCCAACGAAGGCCATGAGTCCTCCGAAAGTCATCGTCCAACAGCAACCTGATTTGAACAACATTGTTGTGTTGGATATCGGTGCGGATCAGAAACTGAAAGCTACCAGTGGAGTTCTCGGTACTCAGCCGAAGTCTGTGATCACCGAAGATACGCCGGTGGACATCGTATCTACGCCGCTAGACGTTGTCAGTGGAGCGGTCAAGTTACAGGAACTTTCCAAAGGATTCCTGTCCCCTTCAGCTTCCGGTTCATCAGCATCGCCCTTGACCGAAAAGATGGTCAAAACACAACCAACGTCAGCACCCAAGTACAACTCGAATAGCAATGTTTCGAAGGCGACCAAATTCGAAGCAGATAGTACGGCTCCAAGCCTCCCAAGCGCCGTAACGAAAAAATCCAAGAATAATTCGTTGGATCGAACGGCCCCAACTCCGGCAGTTGCGCCACAGAACaacaaagttaaaattaaacctACTACTGCGGCCGCTAGTTCAACGACCCCCATCGGTAGTGAACCTCCTGTGACGAAAACAACCGTCATGAGCTCATCAACAGACTGGGAACTGGAGCTGGATCAGGCTACCCGGGCGAGCAATGTCAAACCCAACCCTAACCCGAAAACCCCAGCCGCGAAAGGCACATCTGTGACGATTTCCTCTAAACCTGTTCTCTCAACCAGCAGTAGTGGAACTTCCCGGAAACCTCCACCTCTTTCCTCCAGCTCTATCAGTTCTACTTCATCATCCAACGCATCGCCGCCAATCGTTGTCGAACAGCCACGAGCATCCCCTCAATCGCACAGTAAACCGATCGTCACCTTGGCTCCACCGATTCCGACGCCCTCTCCAACGGTATCTAGCAAGCCAGTCTCGGGAGCGGTTACAACTACGCCACCGAATGAACGTAGCGCGGCCAGTGATGATACCTCGGCTACGGAATCGGCCGACGCCGAAGAAGACCCAGAGGTGGGCGATGAAGATGAGGACGAAGATCCCATCGAAGAGGACATCATCATCGACGACGAGCAACACTTCAATGCGGTCATCGAGGAGGATCACGATCCAGAGGAAGATGTCGTGGTTATGGAAGAAGACGACGATGACGTTCTGCACGGCGAACGGGTAGAGATTGTGAACGTTGGCTACG ATAATACTCGTGCAGCACTGATAGCAGATCTGGAGGGCGGGGAAATTTCGACGGGTGCGGCAGCTCCGGCAGGAACGACGGTTGTAGTTCAGGGCAACGGAGTTACAATCAACCCCATCAGCATGAACTTCGAGCAGTACATCGAGGAGGCGGAAGCCAACGGTGCGGCCGATGCGGAAGATATCGTCATCGAATCCGCTCCGCTAGATTCGCGATTAATCGAGGTCAACAGTAATGCTGCTAGTGCCGGTGTCAACAAAAATGCCATGTTCCAGATCGTGGAAATCGATGCCGAGGGTAACAAACACACGCGAACCGTTTCCTACGAGGAGGCGTTGGCTGAGGGACAGATCACCGTCGATGGAATGTTGAGGAGTGAGGTTGGCGGTAACAGTGTAGGTGGTATTGGGGCATCTTCATCGAAGGTTGGAATGGTGAAGGGTAAAACGAAAACTGGATCttag